One Littorina saxatilis isolate snail1 linkage group LG12, US_GU_Lsax_2.0, whole genome shotgun sequence genomic region harbors:
- the LOC138981887 gene encoding uncharacterized protein, translating to MEARRNLYLGAALAQLVLVLAAAMAMGREEEDTDKGFNLFFQSNREEVQDVPITFDPPLPSWLAGTLVRNGLGLFENGDRSFLHAFDGFAKLSSWRFHGNGSASFSTRFLGSSFFNDSMAGDTIAPYLLFQGPQPPFNFVERFRALMHGIDNMNVNVYRFPGTDGGHDYVALSDYWKAYQFSPHDLSTGASVTGTLHGGEGGMKNAGFLELLSSAHPLPEAGTKHHLTFLSSVSLFPLVKNRMQLVRIKSTQEREVVASWPVDSVPYMHSFSVTETHALLLAHPFYVNVMCMVYEATPFNCLDWQHDAPSALYAVELKTGKVTELSMQNVFTMHHVNAYNLDVDGNRIVMDISAYPNPNFVGSLSLSVLRDPAARDSFPAHAQLQRYEIDLGAGTVQRVDLAPPTPAFVEFLDMPTMNEGHRSRSYCFVYGLVLKTDNVTLSRVAIVKRDVCGQGRDAAWIVPHHYPVEPLFVPRPGGVAEDDGVVLVPMIDGPSKESYMAVLDARNLSVLSTASLPTLVPYSLHGRFFDEVI from the exons ATGGAAGCGAGGCGGAACTTGTACCTTGGGGCCGCGCTGGCTCAGTTGGTGTTGGTTCTGGCGGCAGCGATGGCGATGGGGCGAGAGGAGGAGGACACGGACAAAGGCTTCAACCTCTTCTTCCAGTCCAACAGGGAGGAGGTGCAGGACGTCCCCATCACCTTTGATCCTCCCTTGCCCTCCTGGCTGGCGGGAACTctg GTGCGGAACGGGCTGGGTCTCTTCGAGAACGGCGACCGCTCCTTCCTCCACGCCTTCGACGGCTTCGCCAAGCTGTCCAGCTGGCGTTTCCACGGCAACGGCTCGGCCTCCTTCAGTACGCGCTTCCTGGGCAGCTCGTTCTTCAACGACTCCATGGCGGGCGACACCATCGCCCCCTACCTGCTGTTTCAGGGCCCGCAACCCCCCTTCAACTTCGTGGAACGCTTCCGCGCCTTGATGCACGGGATTGACAACATGAACGTCAACGTGTACCGCTTCCCGGGCACTGATGGTGGCCATGACTACGTGGCGCTCAGCGACTACTGGAAGGCCTACCAGTTCTCCCCGCACGACCTCAGCACGGGAGCCAGCGTGACGGGGACTCTGCACGGCGGTGAGGGCGGCATGAAGAACGCCGGGTTCCTGGAGCTGTTGTCCTCTGCCCACCCTTTGCCCGAGGCCGGCACCAAGCACCACCTGACCTTCCTGTCCAGCGTGTCGCTCTTCCCGCTGGTCAAGAACCGCATGCAGCTGGTCAGGATCAAGTCCACGCAGGAGCGCGAGGTGGTGGCCTCGTGGCCCGTGGACAGCGTCCCGTACATGCACTCCTTCTCCGTGACCGAGACCCACGCTCTCCTGCTGGCCCACCCCTTCTACGTCAACGTGATGTGCATGGTGTACGAGGCCACGCCCTTCAACTGCCTGGATTGGCAGCACGACGCGCCCTCCGCTCTCTACGCCGTGGAGCTGAAGACGGGGAAGGTGACGGAGCTCAGCATGCAGAACGTTTTCACCATGCACCACGTCAACGCCTACAACCTGGACGTGGACGGCAACCGCATCGTCATGGACATCTCCGCCTACCCCAACCCCAACTTCGTGGGCAGTCTGAGTCTTTCAGTCCTAAGAGACCCCGCCGCCCGGGACTCTTTCCCGGCCCACGCTCAGCTGCAACGCTACGAGATCGACCTGGGGGCGGGGACAGTGCAGCGCGTGGACCTAGCTCCGCCCACTCCAGCGTTCGTGGAGTTCTTGGACATGCCCACGATGAACGAAGGTCATCGCTCTCGCAGCTACTGCTTCGTGTACGGCCTGGTGCTGAAGACTGACAACGTCACGCTCAGCAGAGTGGCCATCGTGAAGCGGGACGTGTGCGGACAGGGACGGGACGCGGCGTGGATCGTGCCTCACCACTACCCCGTGGAGCCTCTGTTCGTGCCCCGCCCTGGGGGCGTGGCCGAAGACGATGGGGTGGTGCTTGTGCCGATGATTGACGGGCCGTCCAAGGAGAGTTACATGGCGGTCCTGGACGCGAGGAACCTGAGTGTCCTAAGCACCGCCTCTCTGCCCACCCTCGTGCCTTACTCCTTGCATGGGCGCTTCTTTGATGAAGTTAtttga